Below is a window of Nocardia asteroides DNA.
AGGCGGGCTCGGGTCCGGTCCAGGCGATGTCGGCGGTGCCGTCGGCGCGGTCCACACCGCCGCCGGGGAAGACCGTCATCCCGCCGGCGAAGGCCATGCCGGTGACGCGGCGCTGCAGGAAGACCTCGATGCCGTCCGCGCCGTCGCGCACCAGAATCACCGTCGACGCGTCTTTGGCCGGCGCCACGGACTCACTCATACCGATCCCTCTCCACCACACCGTCGGGCACCACGCTGGATGGCCCGGAGAGCGCCGATCAGACCGGCGCCCTCCTCTGCACCCTAACGCCTGCTTGGTCGGCGCTGCGGCGGGATCAGGCGCGGCGGTGCTGACCCGCCCGCCGGGCCCGGCGGGCGAACCACCGGCCGTCGACCCGGTCCAGCGCGATGGACTGGCTGAACGCCGCGCTGAGGTTCGCGGCGGTGAGCACGTCCTCGAGCAGGCCCTGCCCGACCACCTCGCCCTCCTTGAGCAGCAGGGCGTGGGTGAAGCCCGGCGGGATCTCCTCCACGTGGTGGGTCACCAGGACCATGGCGGGCGCGTCGGGGTCGGCGGCCAGGTTGCCCAGCCGCTCCACCAGTTCCTCGCGGCCGCCCAGGTCCAGGCCCGCGGCGGGTTCGTCGAGCAGCAGCAGTTCCGGGTCGGTCATCAGGGCGCGCGCGATCAGCACCCGCTTGCGCTCACCCTCGGACAGGGTGCCGTAGGTGCGGTCGGAAAGATGTTCGGCGCCCAGGGTTTCCAGCATGTCGACGGCGCGGTCGGTGTCGATGTCGTCGTAGCGTTCCCGCCACCGGCCCAGCACCGCGTAGCCGGCCGAGACCACCAGGTCGCTGACCTTCTCGTCGACCGGGATGCGGCTGGCCACCGCCGCGGAGGACAGACCGATGCGCGGTCGCAGTTCGGTGACGTCGACGCGGCCGAGCGTCTCGCCCAGTAAATTCGCCGCGCCGGAGGTCGGATGGAGTTCGGCGGCGGCCATTCTCAGCAGCGAGGTCTTGCCCGCGCCGTTGGGGCCGAGCACCACCCAGCGTTCGTCGAGTTCGACCTGCCAGGTGACCGGGCCTACGAGCGTTCGGCCCGAGCGGCGGATGGTCACGTCGGAGAAGTCGATGAGCAGATCGGGATCGGGTTGCGACACGCGCTCCATCTTGGACCACGGGCGCCCTCAGCGCAGCGACCGGCCCGGGTGGGTTTCGTCCTCGCTGGTCGGCACCGGATGACGGCGCGGTGCGGGCTCCGAACGCAGCATCCGCGCGGCCACGAGCGAGATCGGCACCGACAGCAGCACCCACCCGATCAGGATCACCACAATCGTCGTCATCATCGCGGATCCTCCCTGCGCCTCGATGCGTACGGTCGACGGTTTGTATACCCCCAGGGTGCATCGGATACACGCGACCGCGACGGCGGGTCGCGAAATACGTAGCGGAACCGCGGGATTCGACGACGTGTCAGGTGGTCGTCGCGGGCACCGCGATCACGGTCATCGAGCCGGGCGCCACCTCGGTGAAGCCCGCGTCACGCACGGCCACCGCACGGCCCGCGTTCACCTCGGCGACCAGCTCGGCCCACTGCCGCGCACCGGCATCGCGCACGGCGCACCGGAACTCGCGCTCGGCCCAATCCGCGGCGGCCGCCACCGGCAGCGCGCCGGCCAGCAGCATGCTCGCGTGCCCGACCTGGGCCGCGGCCTTGCCCACCGACATCTCCAGCGCGGCGTTCACCCACAGCACCGGCAACGTCGGGTCGACTGGGCCGGGCTCGTCGTGCTCGAGGTCGGTGCCGCCGATCTGCAGCTTGCGGACGCGCTGATCGATCGCGCCGACCGGGCCGGGGACGAAGGCGCGGGCCTGGGCGCCGTCGACCTCCACGGTCACCCCGTCGACCTCGCCCGCGGCCAGCCACTGGGCGCCGCGGGCACGCCGGGCCACCTTCCTGATCCGGGAACGCTTCCACGCCAGATACCGCGGCTCCCACTCCCCGCCCGGGCCGGAGCGCGGGTCGAGGCAGACCGCGACGGCCGCAGCGGCGGCGGCCTCCAGCAGCGCGCTGCGGGGGGGCGGGTCGGCCTTGGGGATGTGCAGGACCATCTGCATCGCCTGGACCAGCGCGGGATCCTCGGGATCGCCGCCACCGCCGTAGCCGCGCGCCAGTTCGGCGTGCCGCGCCGCGAACGCGGCCGGATCGTCCCGGACCTGCTCCTCGGTCTCCACCCTGCTCAGCTCCGCGCTGCCCATCCCACAACACCCGATCATCCGACGCCGTCAACCCGCCCAGCCTAGCGACGACGCCGCGCCGGGCCGGGGTCCGCTAGTCGACCTGCACGTACAGGATGAACTCCGGTCCCGGCGCGAGCGGCGGTTCGGCGGCGGGACCGTAGGCGAACTGGAGGGTGGCCGTGCCGGGGCCGACCGCACGGAACGGGTACACCGTGCTGAGCCCCTCGGACTGCGGCGGTTCGGCGTGCAGCACGCCCTCTTCCACGTTCACCGGCGTCCACTGCCCGTGATCGTCGGGATTCTGCGGCAACCGGACCAGCAGGACCTGCCCGAGCTCGACGCCGACCGTGCTGCCGGTGAAACCCTGGTCGACCTCCACCGGGCCGACGGCCGCCGGGGTCGCCGTGGTCGGCAGGGTGATGGTCGTCGAGGAGAGGTAGGCGTCGTCATCGTCGTCGTCACCGCACCCGCTGAGCAGGCCCGCGACGACGAGCAGGACGACCGAGGACTTGCGGACCGATGCGCACTGCAGCACGGAACTCTCCCAACGCCGAAGGACTCCTGCGCTGGAGGCTAACGCCGCGCCGTCCCCTTTCGGGGACGACGCGCGGCACTACCGGCCGAGCAGCGGAACCCGGCGCACCCCGCCGTCGCGGGCGTCGGCGGCCTCCACCTCGTCACGGGTGACGCCGAGGATGAACAGCACCGCGTCCAGGTACGGATGCGACAGCGCCGTGTCGGCGACCTCGCGCAGCGCGGGCTTGGCGTTGAACGCCACGCCCAGTCCCGCGGCGTTGAGCATGTCGATGTCGTTGGCGCCGTCGCCGACCGCGACGGTCTGCTCCATCGGCACCCCGGCATCGGCCGCGAACTTGCGCAGCGCGGTGGCCTTGAACGCCCGGTCGACGATCTCGCCGACCACCCGGCCGGTGAGCTTGCCGTCGACGATCTCGAGGGTGTTGGCCTGCACAAAGTCCAGTTCCAGCTCGTGCGCGAGCGGCTCGATGACCTGCCGGAACCCGCCGGAGACCACACCGCAGCGGAAGCCGATGCGGCGCAGCGTGCGGATGGTGGTGCGGGCGCCGGGGGTGAGTTCGATGCGGTCGGCGACCTCGTCGATCACCGAGGCGTCGAGCCCTTCGAGGGTGGCCACCCGCTGCCGCAGCGATTCGGCGAAGTCGAGCTCGCCGCGCATGGCCGCCTCGGTGACCTCGCGGACCTGCTCCTCGACGCCGGCGTGCGCGGCCAGCATCTCGATGACCTCGCCCTGGATGAGGGTGGAGTCCACGTCGAACACGATGAGCCGCTTGGCCCGACGGGCCAGGCCCGCCCGTTCCACGGCGATGTCGACCTGCTCGGCGACGGCCACGTCGGCCAGCGCGGTGCGCAGCCGGGAGTCGGTGTCGGCGCCGGTGTCGGTCGCGGTGACCATCAGTTCCATGCCGGTCACCGGGTAATCGGCGATGCCCCGGATGGTGTCGATATTGGCGCCGAGGGCGGCCAGGATCCGCGAGATCGCGCTGAACGCGTGCGCGGTGACGGGCGCGCCGAGCACGACGACGGCGTGCGTCGACATCGGCGGCTTGCCGATCTGCGCGTCGACCGAGACGTCGACCTGCATGCCGACGGTGTTCATCGCCTCTTCGAGGTCGTCCTGCAACGCCTCGGCGTCGTTGGGGCACGACACCAGCACGCCCAGGGTGAGGCGACCCCTGATGACGACCTGTTCCACGTCCAGCAGGCTCACCTGATGCTTGGACAGCGCCGTCAGCAGCACGGACGTGACGCCGGGTCGGTCGGGGCCGGTGACGGTCACGAGAACTGTGGTGTCGGCCAAGTCGATCTGCTCCGTTCGATTACCCACAAAAAGAGTGTGCACCTGCTGGTCACCCAGCAGGTGCACACCCTTGGTCTTCCGGTGTTTCTTACTTCTTGGCCAGCGCGCCTTCGGTGACGTGCGTGGCGTGCTTACCCGAGCCCCAGCCCACGTGCGCCTCCGCCTTCATGCGGTCGACCATGTGCGGGTAGTGCAGCTCGAACGCCGGGCGCTCCGAGCGGATGCGCGGCAGCTCGTAGAAGTTGTGCCGCGGCGGCGGGCAGGTGGTGGCCCACTCGAGGGAGTTGCCGTAGCCCCACGGGTCGTCCACCGTGACGACCTCGCCGTAGCGGTAGCTCTTGAAGGTGTTCCACACGAACGGCAGCATCGACGAGCCCAGGATGAAGGCACCGATGGTGGAGATCGTGTTCAGCGTGGTGAAGCCGTCGCTGGGCAGGTAGTCGGCGTAGCGACGCGGCATGCCCTCGGCGCCCAGCCAGTGCTGCACCAGGAAGGTGGTGTGGAAGCCGACGAAGGTGGTCCAGAAGTGCCACTTGG
It encodes the following:
- a CDS encoding ABC transporter ATP-binding protein, with translation MERVSQPDPDLLIDFSDVTIRRSGRTLVGPVTWQVELDERWVVLGPNGAGKTSLLRMAAAELHPTSGAANLLGETLGRVDVTELRPRIGLSSAAVASRIPVDEKVSDLVVSAGYAVLGRWRERYDDIDTDRAVDMLETLGAEHLSDRTYGTLSEGERKRVLIARALMTDPELLLLDEPAAGLDLGGREELVERLGNLAADPDAPAMVLVTHHVEEIPPGFTHALLLKEGEVVGQGLLEDVLTAANLSAAFSQSIALDRVDGRWFARRARRAGQHRRA
- a CDS encoding peptidyl-tRNA hydrolase, translating into MGSAELSRVETEEQVRDDPAAFAARHAELARGYGGGGDPEDPALVQAMQMVLHIPKADPPPRSALLEAAAAAAVAVCLDPRSGPGGEWEPRYLAWKRSRIRKVARRARGAQWLAAGEVDGVTVEVDGAQARAFVPGPVGAIDQRVRKLQIGGTDLEHDEPGPVDPTLPVLWVNAALEMSVGKAAAQVGHASMLLAGALPVAAAADWAEREFRCAVRDAGARQWAELVAEVNAGRAVAVRDAGFTEVAPGSMTVIAVPATTT
- a CDS encoding protease inhibitor I42 family protein, coding for MLQCASVRKSSVVLLVVAGLLSGCGDDDDDDAYLSSTTITLPTTATPAAVGPVEVDQGFTGSTVGVELGQVLLVRLPQNPDDHGQWTPVNVEEGVLHAEPPQSEGLSTVYPFRAVGPGTATLQFAYGPAAEPPLAPGPEFILYVQVD
- the serB gene encoding phosphoserine phosphatase SerB, whose translation is MDLADTTVLVTVTGPDRPGVTSVLLTALSKHQVSLLDVEQVVIRGRLTLGVLVSCPNDAEALQDDLEEAMNTVGMQVDVSVDAQIGKPPMSTHAVVVLGAPVTAHAFSAISRILAALGANIDTIRGIADYPVTGMELMVTATDTGADTDSRLRTALADVAVAEQVDIAVERAGLARRAKRLIVFDVDSTLIQGEVIEMLAAHAGVEEQVREVTEAAMRGELDFAESLRQRVATLEGLDASVIDEVADRIELTPGARTTIRTLRRIGFRCGVVSGGFRQVIEPLAHELELDFVQANTLEIVDGKLTGRVVGEIVDRAFKATALRKFAADAGVPMEQTVAVGDGANDIDMLNAAGLGVAFNAKPALREVADTALSHPYLDAVLFILGVTRDEVEAADARDGGVRRVPLLGR